A part of Gemmatimonas groenlandica genomic DNA contains:
- a CDS encoding pirin family protein, which translates to MSIRPVKRIVQAQPTMEGAGVHLHRAFGFGETSETDPFLLFDDFRNDVPRQYQAGFPWHPHRGIETITYVLAGNVEHADSLGNRGMLGAGDVQWMTAGSGIVHHEMPQGDSQGRMHGFQLWANLPSSLKMTAPRYQDVQSKEIAEIVDDDGTTVRVICGEFWGKRGPVDGIAADPSYLDVFVPAGRTKSLPVDAYRSTFAYIFEGTGTFRHASDPMGVLTERTAGNDDDLVRDMSGNRSLVLFDSGDEVVVRAGEQGIRFLLVSGAPIKEPVAWYGPIVMNTQAELQVAMRELQAGTFIKH; encoded by the coding sequence ATGTCTATCCGTCCCGTCAAGCGAATCGTTCAGGCCCAACCGACCATGGAAGGCGCCGGCGTACACCTCCACCGTGCCTTCGGGTTCGGTGAAACGTCCGAAACCGACCCGTTCCTCCTGTTCGATGATTTCCGCAACGACGTGCCTCGGCAGTACCAGGCGGGCTTTCCCTGGCACCCGCATCGCGGCATCGAAACGATCACGTACGTCCTCGCCGGCAACGTCGAGCACGCCGACTCGCTAGGAAACCGCGGCATGCTGGGCGCCGGCGACGTGCAGTGGATGACCGCCGGCAGCGGTATCGTGCACCATGAGATGCCGCAGGGCGACTCGCAGGGACGCATGCACGGCTTCCAGCTGTGGGCCAACCTGCCCTCGTCGCTCAAGATGACGGCCCCGCGCTATCAGGATGTGCAGTCGAAGGAGATCGCCGAAATCGTGGACGACGACGGCACCACGGTCCGCGTGATCTGCGGCGAGTTCTGGGGAAAGCGTGGTCCGGTGGACGGCATTGCGGCTGATCCCAGCTATCTCGATGTGTTCGTCCCGGCGGGTCGCACGAAGTCGCTGCCGGTCGACGCATATCGCAGTACCTTCGCCTACATTTTTGAAGGGACTGGAACGTTCCGTCATGCCTCGGACCCGATGGGCGTGCTGACGGAGCGGACGGCGGGCAACGACGACGACCTCGTGCGGGACATGTCCGGCAATCGGTCGCTCGTGCTCTTCGACAGCGGCGATGAGGTCGTGGTTCGGGCCGGCGAGCAGGGTATTCGTTTCTTGCTCGTTTCTGGCGCCCCGATCAAGGAGCCGGTGGCGTGGTATGGTCCGATCGTGATGAACACGCAGGCTGAGCTGCAGGTCGCGATGCGCGAATTGCAGGCGGGGACCTTTATCAAACACTGA
- a CDS encoding zinc-dependent metalloprotease has translation MRFRSLPLAAAGLALAACQPAKKPTPAPTPAARPAGQNGTPTPGQPTPGQPTPGQPPAGGLPAGLAAGLAGIGGGGADPVPRPYATVITPRAKTKTGVFGVHQVGSRLYFEIPAAEVGKDFVITTVLAGTPAGIGINGTLGPDRVVRFERRDNRILIRDINYNNVATDSMLSTRRAMSLIEFYPIIAALNVEAYGKDSAAVIEVTRMFTGGIQEFAAGGRRAAVDPTRSYIEKFAAFTRNVNVTATQTFTPQGAGGIAIPGLNLGGAQATTEAYTFSVVRLPDVPMMPRFNDARVGFFGPNKTDFGSPEQRVLPRRYISRWRLECSDQKVGNLCVPKKPITYYVDPATPEWLKPWIKAGIEEWQGAFEQAGFAKGIVAGVVPSDPDFSGEDASVAMVRWLPSPVANAVGPSTVDPRSGEIIDADVQMYHNIMDLQREWYFSQVGHLDKRAQTFPFPDSLMGRLVQFVAAHEVGHTLGFPHNFKSSSMYPVDSVRSKTWVAKMGHSPSIMDYARFNYVAQPEDGIPLGDLVPKVGPYDMFAVKWGYTPIANAKRPEDEKSTLDSWARMQDTVPWYRYGGGQVDPGEQSEAIGDADAVKSTRLGFKNLRRIVDLVVPASTTDKTADYSLLRATYGGVLNQWATEAQHVTRVVGGLDKQEKAVSQSGPVWTMVPRARQKAAMNFLNDEVFTTPTAMIKPDILRKIESDGNINRVSGAQARTLSSLVQNAKLQRMVEFEAIATNKAQVYTLGEMLTDLRRGLFSEIYVGKPIDAYRRRLQATYLEAMASKIKPPAANPQDAVLAALFGQAVVNTRDFRPLLKDEMRTLDRELAAAVGRAGDRNTRAHLLDARDQIKAMLDTEK, from the coding sequence ATGCGCTTTCGCTCTCTCCCGCTGGCCGCGGCAGGGCTCGCGCTCGCAGCGTGTCAGCCGGCCAAGAAGCCGACGCCCGCTCCGACGCCTGCCGCTCGCCCCGCTGGCCAGAATGGCACGCCGACGCCCGGACAGCCGACTCCGGGCCAACCGACACCGGGCCAGCCGCCCGCTGGCGGTCTCCCTGCTGGACTCGCGGCGGGCCTTGCCGGTATCGGAGGCGGTGGAGCTGACCCCGTGCCGCGTCCGTACGCCACGGTCATCACCCCGCGCGCCAAGACCAAGACCGGCGTCTTCGGTGTGCACCAGGTTGGCTCGCGTCTGTATTTCGAGATCCCGGCCGCCGAAGTGGGCAAGGATTTCGTGATCACGACGGTGCTCGCCGGCACGCCCGCCGGCATCGGCATCAACGGCACGCTCGGACCCGATCGCGTGGTGCGCTTCGAGCGCCGCGATAATCGGATCCTCATTCGCGACATCAACTACAACAACGTCGCGACCGATAGCATGCTCTCCACGCGTCGCGCGATGTCGCTGATCGAGTTCTATCCGATCATCGCCGCCCTGAACGTGGAAGCGTACGGCAAGGACAGCGCGGCCGTCATCGAAGTGACGCGCATGTTCACCGGAGGCATCCAGGAGTTCGCCGCCGGCGGACGTCGTGCCGCCGTGGACCCCACGCGTTCCTACATCGAGAAGTTCGCGGCCTTCACCCGCAACGTGAACGTCACCGCGACGCAGACCTTCACACCGCAGGGCGCCGGTGGCATCGCCATTCCGGGGCTAAACCTCGGCGGCGCGCAAGCGACCACCGAAGCGTACACCTTCTCGGTCGTCCGTCTCCCCGACGTGCCGATGATGCCGCGCTTCAATGACGCGCGCGTCGGGTTCTTCGGCCCGAACAAAACCGATTTCGGTTCGCCCGAGCAGCGCGTGCTGCCGCGCCGGTACATCTCACGCTGGCGTCTCGAGTGCTCCGACCAGAAGGTCGGCAATCTTTGCGTGCCGAAGAAGCCGATCACCTACTACGTCGACCCGGCCACGCCCGAGTGGCTCAAGCCGTGGATCAAGGCCGGCATCGAGGAGTGGCAGGGCGCGTTCGAACAGGCCGGCTTCGCCAAGGGTATCGTGGCGGGCGTCGTGCCCTCCGATCCCGACTTCTCCGGTGAAGACGCGTCGGTCGCGATGGTGCGCTGGCTGCCGTCTCCGGTGGCCAATGCCGTGGGACCGAGCACGGTCGATCCGCGCAGCGGCGAGATCATCGATGCCGACGTGCAGATGTATCACAACATCATGGACCTCCAGCGCGAGTGGTACTTCTCGCAGGTGGGCCATCTCGACAAGCGCGCGCAGACGTTCCCGTTCCCCGATTCACTGATGGGACGTCTGGTGCAGTTCGTTGCGGCCCACGAAGTCGGCCACACCCTCGGCTTCCCGCACAACTTCAAGAGTAGCTCGATGTACCCCGTCGACTCGGTCCGCAGCAAGACGTGGGTCGCGAAGATGGGCCATTCGCCGTCGATCATGGACTACGCGCGGTTCAACTACGTCGCCCAGCCCGAAGACGGCATCCCGCTCGGCGATCTGGTGCCGAAAGTCGGCCCCTACGACATGTTCGCGGTGAAATGGGGCTACACGCCCATCGCGAACGCGAAGCGCCCGGAAGACGAGAAGTCCACGCTCGACAGCTGGGCCCGCATGCAGGACACCGTGCCGTGGTACCGCTACGGCGGCGGGCAGGTCGATCCCGGCGAGCAGTCGGAAGCGATCGGTGACGCCGACGCCGTGAAGTCCACGCGCCTCGGCTTCAAGAACCTGCGTCGCATCGTGGATCTGGTCGTGCCCGCCTCGACGACCGACAAGACGGCCGACTACTCGCTGCTGCGCGCCACGTATGGCGGCGTGCTCAATCAGTGGGCGACCGAAGCGCAGCACGTGACGCGAGTGGTCGGTGGCCTCGACAAACAGGAAAAGGCCGTCAGCCAGAGCGGGCCGGTGTGGACGATGGTGCCGCGTGCCCGTCAGAAGGCCGCGATGAATTTCCTGAACGACGAGGTGTTCACCACGCCGACCGCGATGATCAAGCCGGACATCCTCCGCAAGATCGAGTCGGACGGCAACATCAACCGCGTCAGCGGTGCCCAGGCCCGCACCCTGTCGTCGCTGGTGCAGAACGCCAAGCTGCAGCGCATGGTGGAGTTCGAAGCGATCGCCACGAACAAGGCGCAGGTGTACACGCTGGGTGAGATGCTCACCGACCTCCGCCGCGGTCTCTTCAGCGAGATCTACGTGGGTAAGCCGATCGACGCGTACCGTCGTCGTCTGCAGGCCACCTATCTCGAAGCCATGGCGTCCAAGATCAAGCCGCCCGCCGCGAATCCGCAGGACGCGGTGCTGGCCGCCCTGTTCGGGCAGGCGGTCGTGAATACCCGCGACTTCCGCCCGCTGCTCAAGGACGAGATGCGCACGCTCGATCGTGAGCTGGCAGCGGCCGTGGGCCGCGCCGGTGATCGGAACACCCGCGCCCACCTGCTGGACGCACGCGACCAGATCAAGGCGATGTTGGACACGGAGAAGTAG
- a CDS encoding TonB-dependent receptor, with translation MRDSRDASCRLLAVALSGLVAAAPLLAQQTDSSAARKQRTDSAASTTLRAVQVRGRADNLIGIASSASQGRIGRADLRLRPLQREGEILEAVPGMILTQHSGDGKANQMVVRGFNLDHGTDFQTRLESMPLNLPTHGHGHGYTYLNPLIPEFVDHLEYKLGPMYAELGDFGSAGGATLHLTRSLLKPVALLESGAFGFRRAVLGAGASTRRNQFIVGGEAKQYDGPWEQPQRLGKFSGLARWTYTGQRDEISVLALGYANKWNATDQIPARAFASGAIGRFGQVDPTLGGDASRNSLSLSWTRTQRRGKLAIDAFVVRHDLNLFSNFTYFLDNAGRGDQINQTDRRTIGGVNLELTRVGIVSGVAHALRTGVQLRGDDIAVGLYRSDRRVRGDTVRRDNIRQGSAGAYASLESHWSPRVRTVLGVRQDWYDFHVQSNDSRNSGTRLATIGSPKASLVFSPVSGTELYLGGGLGFHSNDARGTTIRFDPVSGDPATPVNPLVRSRAAELGLRTSRGEWLRTTASLWALNLDSELLFVGDAGTTEALGGTHRVGVTMANFVKPVSTLSLDTDVSFTRARFADVGRDADRIPGALERVITAGATWEPRRGVHAVARVRHFGSSALTEDNRVRGTPTTLLNLSVGGTIRGTRLTASMLNASNARSSDVQYFYASRLAGESGAGVADVHFHPVEPRMLRVGLSRGF, from the coding sequence ATGCGCGATTCTCGCGATGCATCCTGCCGACTGCTCGCCGTCGCGCTCAGCGGACTCGTCGCTGCAGCACCGCTCTTGGCACAGCAGACAGACAGCAGCGCCGCGCGGAAGCAGCGGACTGACTCGGCCGCCTCAACCACACTGCGCGCCGTACAGGTACGCGGACGCGCGGATAACCTGATTGGCATTGCCTCCAGCGCGTCTCAAGGGCGCATCGGTCGCGCCGACCTTCGCCTGCGTCCGCTGCAGCGTGAGGGCGAGATTCTCGAAGCCGTGCCCGGCATGATCCTCACGCAGCACAGCGGAGACGGCAAAGCCAATCAAATGGTCGTGCGCGGATTCAACCTCGATCACGGGACCGACTTCCAGACCCGTCTCGAGTCGATGCCGCTCAATCTTCCCACGCACGGCCACGGGCACGGCTACACCTATCTGAATCCGCTCATTCCTGAGTTCGTGGATCACCTCGAGTACAAGCTCGGGCCGATGTACGCCGAACTCGGAGACTTCGGCAGCGCCGGCGGTGCCACGCTGCACCTCACGCGATCACTCCTCAAGCCGGTTGCCTTGCTCGAGTCCGGGGCCTTTGGCTTCCGACGTGCCGTACTGGGCGCCGGCGCATCAACGCGCCGCAACCAGTTCATCGTCGGCGGCGAAGCGAAGCAGTACGATGGACCGTGGGAGCAGCCCCAGCGGCTGGGGAAGTTCAGTGGCCTCGCGCGATGGACGTACACGGGCCAGCGCGACGAGATCTCGGTGTTGGCCTTGGGCTATGCGAATAAATGGAACGCCACCGACCAGATTCCGGCGCGCGCGTTCGCGTCCGGAGCTATCGGTCGGTTTGGACAGGTCGACCCCACGCTCGGCGGCGACGCCTCGCGCAACAGCCTCTCGCTGTCATGGACGCGCACACAGCGGCGTGGCAAACTCGCCATCGATGCGTTTGTCGTGCGTCACGACCTCAATCTGTTTTCGAATTTCACCTACTTCCTCGACAACGCAGGACGTGGTGATCAGATCAATCAGACCGATCGTCGCACGATTGGCGGCGTGAACCTCGAGTTGACCCGAGTTGGCATCGTGTCCGGTGTTGCACACGCGCTCCGCACCGGTGTGCAATTGCGCGGCGACGATATCGCGGTGGGACTGTATCGCAGCGATCGGCGCGTACGTGGTGACACGGTACGCCGTGACAATATTCGCCAAGGGAGCGCCGGAGCGTATGCCAGTCTCGAGTCGCATTGGAGCCCGCGCGTGCGCACCGTGCTTGGGGTGCGGCAAGATTGGTATGACTTCCACGTGCAGAGCAACGACTCACGCAACAGCGGCACGCGCCTGGCAACGATTGGAAGTCCGAAGGCATCCTTGGTTTTTTCGCCGGTCAGTGGTACCGAGCTGTATTTGGGAGGCGGCCTCGGATTTCACAGCAACGACGCACGCGGCACCACCATTCGCTTCGACCCGGTCAGCGGCGACCCCGCGACACCGGTCAACCCGCTGGTGCGTTCTCGCGCGGCAGAATTGGGCCTCCGGACATCGCGTGGCGAATGGTTGCGTACGACCGCATCGCTCTGGGCATTGAACCTGGATAGCGAGTTGTTGTTCGTCGGCGACGCGGGCACCACCGAGGCCTTGGGGGGAACGCATCGCGTGGGAGTCACCATGGCGAACTTCGTGAAGCCAGTGAGCACGCTCAGTCTCGACACCGACGTGTCGTTCACGCGCGCACGCTTCGCCGATGTCGGTCGCGATGCCGATCGCATTCCCGGTGCACTCGAACGTGTGATCACGGCCGGTGCCACCTGGGAGCCGCGTCGGGGCGTGCACGCCGTCGCTCGTGTGCGTCACTTCGGATCGAGTGCGCTCACGGAGGACAACCGTGTGCGCGGTACACCCACCACGCTGCTGAATCTGAGTGTTGGTGGTACCATCCGCGGCACCCGACTCACAGCCAGCATGCTGAACGCGAGCAATGCCCGGTCGAGTGACGTGCAGTATTTCTACGCGTCTCGGCTGGCCGGAGAGTCAGGAGCGGGCGTGGCGGACGTGCATTTCCATCCCGTCGAACCGCGCATGCTGCGCGTTGGCCTCTCACGCGGCTTTTAG
- a CDS encoding serine/threonine-protein kinase, translated as MSLHAESAPGDVAPVRSALRGQYEIQRELGRGGMGIVLLARDERLDRLVALKVLPPQLAEHAETKERFLREARMAAQLSHPNIVPVYRADEINGFAFFAMGFVEGETLGERIRDRGALPAADVVRVLREVAWALAYAHARGIVHRDVKPDNILLERGSGRSVVTDFGIARSDFNPALTQDGYVLGTVHFMSPEQASGEPLDGRSDLYALGCIGFLALSGRLPFEGSAPQAILVAHATKEPPALRSVAPSVPPALAAVIDQCLRKRADDRFANGEELADALGKALQAVESAARDDNGQTALSSDDAMLIWRRAAELQAEAAARLESRMRATAGSKQLVATSMVPVEAQDGATAAGQNSTSDASLPTDAYRLRDVEAAAVEAGISQRYVALALDELRASPNAVQRAQPMPRWKESLATRLFGTSQRTLSVTRRFAAAPRAVLQVLGRSLQAAPWSLALRDTLGGHPLDGGVLVFDLPAMVDGNYKWTWTRYGVYVPELRVSLAAAPGSTKACEVTIHVSLREGLTANIAGYGIIAGGGSAFGGLIGAAIGKKALLLAGAAIGGPALAGALLAGVAVLATAGPLYRWEIRKTEAELQAALATIDVAMRSIDIFGEAPTPPPPRPISSGMDSFGF; from the coding sequence ATGTCATTGCACGCTGAATCCGCCCCCGGCGATGTCGCCCCGGTCCGATCCGCCCTGCGCGGCCAGTACGAAATCCAGCGGGAGCTTGGACGCGGCGGCATGGGTATCGTGCTGCTGGCGCGCGACGAACGGCTCGATCGATTGGTCGCGCTCAAGGTGCTGCCACCGCAACTGGCCGAGCATGCGGAGACCAAGGAGCGCTTTCTTCGGGAAGCGCGGATGGCGGCGCAGCTGTCGCATCCCAACATCGTGCCGGTGTACCGGGCCGACGAGATCAACGGCTTCGCCTTCTTCGCGATGGGATTCGTGGAAGGCGAGACGTTGGGCGAACGGATCCGCGACCGGGGCGCCCTGCCCGCCGCCGACGTGGTCCGGGTGCTGCGCGAAGTCGCTTGGGCGCTGGCCTACGCGCACGCCCGCGGCATCGTGCACCGGGATGTGAAGCCCGACAACATCCTGCTCGAGCGCGGCAGCGGCCGGTCGGTGGTGACCGACTTCGGCATCGCCCGATCGGACTTCAACCCGGCGCTGACGCAAGATGGCTATGTGCTGGGCACGGTCCACTTCATGAGCCCGGAGCAGGCCAGCGGGGAGCCGCTCGACGGCCGCAGCGATCTGTACGCACTGGGGTGCATCGGCTTTCTGGCGCTCAGCGGCCGCCTCCCCTTCGAGGGATCGGCACCGCAGGCGATCCTGGTCGCTCACGCCACCAAGGAGCCACCGGCGCTCCGATCGGTCGCGCCGTCGGTGCCGCCAGCCTTGGCCGCCGTGATCGACCAATGCCTGCGGAAGCGGGCCGACGACCGCTTCGCCAACGGCGAGGAGCTGGCCGACGCGCTGGGCAAGGCACTACAAGCGGTCGAAAGCGCGGCCCGTGACGACAACGGTCAGACCGCGCTCTCGAGCGACGACGCCATGCTGATCTGGCGTCGCGCAGCGGAATTGCAGGCTGAGGCAGCGGCGCGTCTGGAGTCGAGAATGCGGGCGACGGCGGGTTCGAAGCAGCTCGTTGCGACCTCGATGGTGCCGGTCGAGGCACAAGATGGCGCGACAGCAGCTGGTCAGAATTCGACCAGTGATGCGTCATTACCGACCGATGCGTACCGATTGCGCGATGTCGAGGCCGCCGCGGTTGAGGCCGGCATCTCACAACGATACGTCGCGTTGGCCCTCGATGAGCTCCGGGCGTCGCCCAATGCTGTGCAGCGCGCGCAGCCGATGCCGCGGTGGAAGGAGAGTCTCGCCACACGCCTGTTCGGCACCTCGCAACGCACCCTGTCCGTCACCCGCCGTTTCGCGGCCGCACCTCGCGCAGTACTTCAGGTGCTGGGCCGGTCACTCCAGGCAGCGCCGTGGTCACTGGCGCTACGCGATACACTGGGGGGACACCCTCTCGATGGTGGCGTGTTGGTGTTCGATCTTCCGGCGATGGTCGATGGGAACTACAAGTGGACGTGGACTCGCTACGGCGTGTACGTGCCCGAGCTTCGTGTGTCGCTCGCTGCCGCGCCGGGCAGTACGAAGGCCTGCGAGGTCACCATCCACGTCAGCCTGAGAGAGGGGCTCACGGCCAACATCGCCGGCTACGGGATCATCGCCGGCGGTGGCAGCGCCTTCGGTGGCCTGATTGGTGCGGCGATCGGCAAGAAGGCGTTGCTGCTCGCCGGAGCCGCCATCGGGGGGCCGGCACTGGCCGGCGCCCTGTTGGCTGGTGTCGCGGTACTGGCAACGGCCGGCCCGCTGTACCGCTGGGAGATCCGGAAAACCGAGGCCGAGCTGCAGGCCGCATTGGCGACCATCGACGTCGCGATGCGGTCGATCGACATCTTCGGGGAGGCGCCGACGCCGCCTCCGCCTCGGCCGATCAGCTCGGGCATGGATTCGTTCGGCTTCTGA
- a CDS encoding ligase-associated DNA damage response exonuclease, with product MSLLTETARGLYCTAADCYIDPWAPVPRALITHAHGDHLTWGCERYLVARDGEGVSRERLGASASGLESIAYGERRDINGVTVSFHPAGHILGSAQIRLEYGGEVWVVSGDYKTDPDPTCAAWEPVRCHTFITESTFGLPIYRWPSQQQVFADINAWWARNASDGQVSLLYGYALGKAQRMLAGLDPSIGPILTHGAVERMTQVYRDGGIAMPSTIYALTATKASATSRAIVVAPPSVDGSAWARRFGSTRAAFASGWMQVRGARRRRGVDMGFTLSDHVDWPQLLSAISATGAERVWVTHGFTGPVVKWLNDHGLDARAIATRYEGERDDAAVDTAIDSAADVAP from the coding sequence ATGTCCCTGCTCACCGAGACCGCGCGCGGGCTCTACTGTACCGCCGCCGACTGTTACATCGACCCGTGGGCTCCCGTACCGCGCGCGCTCATCACGCACGCGCACGGCGATCACCTCACCTGGGGATGTGAGCGCTACCTCGTGGCGCGCGATGGCGAAGGCGTGTCGCGCGAACGACTCGGCGCATCGGCGTCCGGCCTCGAATCGATCGCCTATGGCGAAAGGCGCGATATCAACGGCGTCACGGTGTCGTTTCATCCGGCCGGACATATTCTGGGCTCAGCCCAGATCCGCCTCGAGTATGGCGGTGAGGTCTGGGTGGTGTCCGGCGATTACAAGACCGACCCCGATCCCACCTGCGCCGCGTGGGAGCCGGTACGCTGTCACACGTTCATCACGGAAAGCACGTTCGGATTGCCGATATACCGGTGGCCGTCGCAGCAGCAAGTGTTCGCCGACATCAACGCGTGGTGGGCCAGGAACGCGAGTGACGGACAGGTGTCGTTGCTGTACGGCTACGCGTTGGGCAAGGCGCAGCGCATGCTGGCCGGTCTCGACCCTTCCATCGGGCCGATCCTCACGCACGGCGCCGTGGAACGGATGACGCAGGTGTACCGCGACGGTGGCATTGCGATGCCCAGCACGATCTATGCGCTCACCGCGACGAAGGCGTCCGCCACCTCGCGGGCGATCGTGGTGGCGCCACCCAGCGTCGACGGGTCGGCATGGGCGCGTCGCTTCGGCAGCACACGCGCCGCCTTCGCCAGCGGCTGGATGCAAGTGCGCGGCGCACGACGACGGCGCGGCGTCGACATGGGCTTCACGCTCAGCGATCACGTGGATTGGCCTCAGTTGCTCAGTGCGATCAGCGCGACCGGCGCCGAACGGGTGTGGGTGACACACGGGTTCACCGGCCCCGTAGTGAAGTGGCTGAATGACCACGGACTCGATGCGCGGGCCATCGCGACACGCTACGAAGGGGAACGCGATGATGCGGCCGTCGACACCGCCATTGATTCGGCCGCGGACGTGGCGCCGTGA